The Anaeromyxobacter sp. Fw109-5 genomic interval CCTCCGCGAACCCGGCCGGCGAGATCCGCGGTCAGCTCGACAAGGGCGGCACCGTCCAGGTCACGTCGCTCAGCGGTGGGGAGGAGACCCCGCCGGTGACCACGAGCGGCTTCGGCGCGGGCATCCTCGTCGTGGACGACACGACGGGAGTGCCGGGTGGCTTCATCGTCGCCTCGGGGCTCACGGGCGCGAACGCCGCGCACGTCCACCTCGGCGCCAAGGGCACCCCGGGCGGCGTCATCTTGCCGCTCTCCGGCGGGCCCGGTCTATGGGTCGTTCCGGATGGCGCGGGGGCGCTCACCGCGGAGCAGCGGACCGCGTTCGCGGAGAAGAACCTCTATTACAACGTGCACACCGCCGCGAACCCGGGCGGCGAGATCCGCGGCCAGCTCGAGCAGAGAGACCTCGTCCGCATCGCCTCGCTCGACGGCGGCCAGGAGGTTCCGGCGGTGACGACGACGGCCTTCGGCGCGGGCCTGCTCGCGCTCGACGACGGGACCAGCGGCGAGGTGGGCGGGTTCCTGCTGACCGTCGGGCTGGTCGCCCCCAACGCGGCGCACGTGCACTCGGGCTCGCGCGGCACGCCCGGCGGAGTGCTCGTGCCGCTGTCGGGGCCCTGATCGCTCCCGCGGCTCGCGCGCTCACCGCTCGGAGGGTCAGGCCGGGATGCGCACCGTCACCGCCTGGGCATCGGCGGTGACGTCGTATCGCTGGAGCTTCCGAGTCGCGGGACCTTGCTGCACGACGCCGTCCGTCGTGTAGCGCGAGTCGTGGCACGGGCAGATGACGAGCGCGCGCCCCGCGTCGTAGCCGACGGTGCAGCCGAGGTGCGTGCAGATCGCGTCGAGCGCCGCGTACTCAAGGTCGGGGAGCGCGACCACGAGGAGCGCGAGCGGCCGGGGCGCTCCCCCGGGCCGCCCGGCGACCGAGCCTCCCGGTTGCCCGAGCTGCGGGTACTGAGCGAGCGGCAACGTCACCACGCCGGCGTCCCAGCGCGGGAACCCTTCGTCGCCGGCGACGAGGTCCACCGCGAGCTCGCCGAGGCTCGGGTCGTAGAACGCGGCGTAAGGCGTGAGGCCCTGGACCGCGGGCGGGTTCGTGACCCGCCCTTGCAGGTCGAACGTGGACTGGTGACAGGGACAGACCACCTGCGCGCCGTCGAATCCGACCGGACAGCCCTGGTGCGTGCAGACGCTCGACATCGCCACGAAGCCGTCCTCCGTGACGCGAGCGATGAGGACCGGCTCGTCGAGGCCCGGCGCACGCGCTCGCACCGCACCGCCCACCTTCGCCAGCTCCGGGTAGCGAGCGACGAGGAGGCTCAGGCGGCCGCCGACCGGGGCCGGCACGTCCACGAGCGGCGCCGGCGATGCGTCGGGTGCGCAGCCGGGCAGGGCCGCCCCCGCGACGGCGCCGGCGGCGCCGGCGGCGGTCCTCACCAGGAAGCGACGGCGCGTGAGGCTCATCGGTCCGCCTCCAGGTCGAGCTTCGCGTCGATGACGACGCGGTCGTCCACCTTCACGAACATGAGCGAGGGCCGCTCCACGTGGTGCTCCTCGAGGCTGATCGGAAAGCTGGCCTCGGCGTGGGCGCGCTCCGCGGAGTCGAAGCGCACGGTGAGCGCCACCTCGACGGCGCGCGGCGTCTTCAGCGTGAGCACGCCGCGCAGGGCGACCCGGGCTTCGGAGGGATGGGCGTCCGGCGCGTCGAGGCGACCCACGCCCTTGAACTCGACGTACGGGTTCTGCGCCGCGCCCGTGGCCTCCAGCATGTGCGCGTCGCGATTCGAGTTGCCGGAGTCGAACGAGTCGAGCGGCGCGCGGACCATCACCTGCACGGTCCCGTCCGGCAGCACCCGCGCCTTGCCCTCCACGGCGCGGGAGACGCCGTTCACCTCGTGGAACCTGTGGACGAGCCGGTAGGCGAGGGTGCTGCCGGGCAGGACGCTGAAGGTCCGCGGCACGGCCTCGGGTGCGGCGAGGAGGAGGGCGGCGGCGACGATCGACGCGATCACGGGGCACCTCGGAGGGCCGCAACAGGGGTCGCCCCGGGCGGAGGCGCGAGGAGGAGCGGCGGCCCTCTGCCGCTTCAGACACCCGGCTCGAGCCCTCGGTGACACGCCGGGAGCAGCCGCCGTCCCGCCACCCCATTGGGCTCGGCCGCCGCGAGACACTCGCCCCTGCTCGGCGGTGTCATTACGACCGTGCGGTGCCTCTGGACGAGGCGGCGGCTGCCCGGCTGTACCGGACGTACGGACCCGCCGTCTACAGACGTTGCCTGCGCCTCCTTCGCGATCGCGAGCTCGCCCGCGACGCGACGCAGGACGTCTTCGTCCAGCTCCTCCGTCAATGGACCGACTCGACGAAGCCGGAGGTGGTTCTGCACTGGATCTACCGGGTCGCCACCAACCACTGCCTCAACCTGCTCCGCAACGCGCGACGGCACGGCGAACAGCCGCTGGAGCTCTGCCCGGTCCACGCCGTGCCGGGCTCT includes:
- a CDS encoding YceI family protein, which gives rise to MIASIVAAALLLAAPEAVPRTFSVLPGSTLAYRLVHRFHEVNGVSRAVEGKARVLPDGTVQVMVRAPLDSFDSGNSNRDAHMLEATGAAQNPYVEFKGVGRLDAPDAHPSEARVALRGVLTLKTPRAVEVALTVRFDSAERAHAEASFPISLEEHHVERPSLMFVKVDDRVVIDAKLDLEADR
- a CDS encoding CHRD domain-containing protein, yielding MEHRVCRRSSRVALVASFVLAACGGSSYGGGGGSGGGDGYGGDGGGGGGGTAATALWVIPESAPALTSDGRAAFTAGGLYYNAHTAANTGGEIRGQLDHGGTLRLATLDGAQETPPVTTGAFGAGAFTVDTSTGRIRGLVTTSGLVNATAAHVHLGARGSPGGIIVPLSGGPEVWVVPDGAAQLTSEQIDAFERNDLFVNVHTSANPAGEIRGQLDKGGTVQVTSLSGGEETPPVTTSGFGAGILVVDDTTGVPGGFIVASGLTGANAAHVHLGAKGTPGGVILPLSGGPGLWVVPDGAGALTAEQRTAFAEKNLYYNVHTAANPGGEIRGQLEQRDLVRIASLDGGQEVPAVTTTAFGAGLLALDDGTSGEVGGFLLTVGLVAPNAAHVHSGSRGTPGGVLVPLSGP
- a CDS encoding RNA polymerase sigma factor; translated protein: MPLDEAAAARLYRTYGPAVYRRCLRLLRDRELARDATQDVFVQLLRQWTDSTKPEVVLHWIYRVATNHCLNLLRNARRHGEQPLELCPVHAVPGSPAEPQRLVAQQVLSRFDAVTQAVAVGVFVDGMEHEELARALGISRRTVSRRLDRFVESAREYLARGEG
- a CDS encoding Rieske (2Fe-2S) protein, with the protein product MSLTRRRFLVRTAAGAAGAVAGAALPGCAPDASPAPLVDVPAPVGGRLSLLVARYPELAKVGGAVRARAPGLDEPVLIARVTEDGFVAMSSVCTHQGCPVGFDGAQVVCPCHQSTFDLQGRVTNPPAVQGLTPYAAFYDPSLGELAVDLVAGDEGFPRWDAGVVTLPLAQYPQLGQPGGSVAGRPGGAPRPLALLVVALPDLEYAALDAICTHLGCTVGYDAGRALVICPCHDSRYTTDGVVQQGPATRKLQRYDVTADAQAVTVRIPA